One genomic region from Halodesulfovibrio sp. MK-HDV encodes:
- a CDS encoding STAS domain-containing protein: MNPANTFRLGSALVLLYKNDLTHELCQPLKEHFETLVAVQDYQHVVVDLSDMGAIDESGLHLLVHLNSRVRGHGKTLYLLSPPRHFLELLQKKQLLRFFNLFRNEDDMLSSLPL; this comes from the coding sequence ATGAATCCAGCTAACACGTTCAGATTAGGCTCTGCCTTAGTGCTGCTATACAAGAATGACCTGACACACGAGTTATGTCAGCCTCTTAAAGAGCACTTTGAAACCCTTGTAGCAGTACAAGACTATCAACACGTTGTAGTGGATTTATCTGACATGGGTGCCATTGACGAGTCCGGTCTACATCTGCTTGTGCACTTAAACTCGCGCGTGCGCGGCCACGGGAAAACATTGTACCTACTTTCCCCTCCGCGGCATTTCCTTGAACTACTGCAAAAAAAACAACTGTTACGTTTTTTTAATCTTTTTCGGAATGAGGACGATATGCTTTCCAGTCTTCCTCTCTAG
- the dtd gene encoding D-aminoacyl-tRNA deacylase — MKLLLQRVKNGAVHIDGASVASIDTGLVVLVGFGEQDTEDMPSKAVWNTMLQKMIGLRIFSDEQGKMNLSLKDTGNSLILVPQFTLYADCKRGRRPSFTSACPPAIASKLFDTFVEQCKAELPDLVQCGVFGAEMDVSLTNWGPVTIMLSSDDVA, encoded by the coding sequence ATGAAATTACTATTACAACGAGTAAAAAACGGAGCCGTCCATATTGACGGAGCCTCTGTTGCTTCCATAGATACCGGCCTCGTTGTCCTTGTCGGCTTTGGCGAACAGGACACTGAGGACATGCCGTCTAAAGCAGTATGGAACACCATGCTGCAAAAAATGATTGGCTTACGCATCTTCTCTGATGAACAAGGGAAAATGAACCTGAGTCTCAAAGACACAGGTAACAGCTTGATCTTAGTTCCTCAGTTTACTCTCTACGCAGACTGCAAACGGGGGCGTAGACCATCGTTCACATCTGCATGTCCTCCTGCTATTGCAAGCAAACTGTTCGACACCTTTGTGGAACAATGCAAAGCAGAACTTCCGGATCTAGTACAATGCGGTGTATTCGGAGCAGAAATGGATGTATCGCTTACCAACTGGGGGCCAGTCACCATTATGCTTTCGTCTGACGACGTTGCATAG